One genomic region from Paroceanicella profunda encodes:
- a CDS encoding holin-associated N-acetylmuramidase: MQSVRDIARDIVAREGGFVNDPDDPGGATNHGVTLHTLRALGRDLDGDGDVDAADVRALPLDGAVEIFVAEYFERPGLGRLPRALQPAVFDMQVNAGGAAVRLLQELLNAAGFGPLDVDGAAGPRTAAAAARAEAAMGGLLVDAYGVARRSWYYALADRRPTSRKYATRRDGGKGGWITRAEEFISPRFRLTEAEHRARVAAWA; encoded by the coding sequence ATGCAATCAGTACGCGATATTGCGCGGGACATCGTTGCGCGTGAGGGCGGGTTCGTGAACGATCCCGACGATCCGGGCGGCGCCACCAACCACGGCGTGACCCTCCACACCCTGCGCGCCCTCGGCCGCGATCTCGACGGCGACGGCGACGTGGACGCGGCGGACGTCCGCGCGCTGCCGCTCGACGGCGCGGTGGAGATCTTCGTGGCGGAGTATTTCGAGCGGCCCGGCCTCGGCCGTCTGCCGCGCGCCCTCCAGCCGGCCGTCTTCGACATGCAGGTGAATGCCGGCGGCGCCGCGGTGCGCCTGCTGCAGGAGCTGCTGAACGCGGCCGGCTTCGGCCCGCTGGACGTGGACGGGGCGGCCGGCCCGCGCACCGCCGCCGCCGCCGCCCGCGCGGAGGCCGCGATGGGTGGCCTGCTCGTGGATGCCTACGGCGTGGCCCGGCGCAGCTGGTACTACGCGCTGGCCGACCGCCGTCCCACCAGCCGCAAGTACGCCACCCGGCGCGACGGCGGCAAGGGCGGCTGGATCACCCGCGCCGAGGAGTTCATCTCCCCCCGCTTCCGCCTCACCGAGGCCGAGCATCGCGCGAGGGTTGCGGCATGGGCATGA
- a CDS encoding holin family protein, with protein MGMMSWLFGGGIRQIASGVKDVSEVFRVNSEAEAARQSGEFTGALEQFGAEFRAQPQGRFAGLVDGLNRLPRPALALGCLALFVYAMADPLGFSVRMQGLQLIPEPLWWLLGAVVSFYFGARELHYLRENRRVSAAPADVARTLAEVDRLRALAPRPIEEPAFTPERTPAPRPEPKAPDTPIRVSPLAEPHMAAQEATPEPPAAAPEPAASAPVTAEVAATNPPLAEYLARTA; from the coding sequence ATGGGCATGATGAGCTGGCTCTTCGGCGGCGGCATCCGCCAGATCGCCTCCGGGGTGAAGGACGTCTCGGAGGTGTTCCGGGTGAATTCGGAGGCCGAGGCGGCCCGGCAATCCGGCGAATTCACCGGGGCGCTGGAGCAGTTCGGCGCCGAGTTCCGCGCCCAGCCGCAGGGCCGGTTCGCCGGGCTGGTGGACGGGCTCAACCGGCTGCCGCGCCCGGCACTGGCGCTGGGCTGCCTCGCGCTCTTCGTCTACGCGATGGCGGACCCGCTGGGGTTTTCCGTGCGCATGCAGGGGCTTCAGCTCATCCCTGAGCCGCTGTGGTGGCTGCTGGGGGCGGTGGTGTCCTTCTACTTCGGCGCGCGCGAGCTGCATTACCTGCGCGAGAACCGCCGGGTCTCGGCCGCCCCGGCAGATGTCGCCCGCACCCTCGCCGAGGTCGACCGTCTGCGCGCCCTGGCCCCCCGGCCGATCGAGGAGCCGGCCTTCACGCCGGAGCGCACGCCCGCGCCCCGGCCCGAGCCGAAAGCCCCCGACACCCCCATCCGGGTGTCTCCGCTCGCCGAGCCGCACATGGCGGCGCAGGAGGCCACCCCGGAGCCCCCGGCCGCCGCCCCCGAACCCGCCGCCTCGGCCCCCGTCACGGCCGAAGTGGCCGCCACCAACCCGCCGCTGGCCGAATACCTCGCCCGGACGGCCTGA